A genomic segment from Pectinophora gossypiella chromosome 27, ilPecGoss1.1, whole genome shotgun sequence encodes:
- the LOC126378869 gene encoding zinc finger protein 25-like — protein sequence MSATKNGPIVDPALCRCCRAIKKCRILTAEYTWMEQKEVYADMVMDCFGILLSHVDENEKDSGVCATCVVRLRDACAFREQVLQCEQLFLQAKMEDKEVDEPKKDAMDIELKTEPKDDISDHNSIGERDHDDGLSVDYSADEEYKPPKEEGGKEEVKVDPPLPLPLPAQENQDQKPTKDSDFSDSSSNSDKPLKRKKKTTKKSKKETAEKKKKEGKTKTKQKAGSSAKKTKAIKRPPVEKKNTYDRDMDCMAEENLLTIIQYSYVCPFKNRRNNYYCFYCKDYYPKPEDLREHTLTHDTKPFQFLMGYKKMPKLDITRIDCKLCPMKIDDLNVFKQHVDQVHNKKIYFEAPDKILQYRLTWNDLVCVICSDVFEDFNTLHTHMVDTHFSNFTCDICGVCFLEKPRLDAHLKRHKDDERHTCEICGKVFKSNHYKDMHVDIVHKKKAIIRCPRCDECFMSYAAKNKHLTEAHGQKRTYPCNLCDKVYNRQKTLTEHQRRNHQKVLKHQCEYCDQRFYLPSRLKEHMATHTGERNFRCEYCDKSYPRLKSLQYHIRTHTNDRRFRCHICGQAFIQNASLKSHIKSHHPECDIEGCYF from the exons ATGAGTGCGACAAAGAACGGGCCTATTGTGGACCCGGCTCTGTGTAGATGTTGTAGGGCTATAAAAAAATGTAGGATTCTCACCGCTGAGTACACTTGGATGGAACAGAAGGAAGTGTACGCCGACATGGTTATGGACTGTTTTGGGATttta TTATCACATGTTGACGAAAATGAGAAGGACAGTGGCGTGTGCGCCACATGTGTGGTACGATTACGAGACGCGTGCGCCTTCCGCGAGCAGGTACTGCAGTGTGAGCAGTTGTTCCTGCAGGCCAAGATGGAGGACAAGGAAGTGGATG AACCCAAGAAAGATGCAATGGATATTGAACTCAAAACGGAGCCGAAAGACGACATCAGCGACCACAATTCAATCGGCGAAAGGGACCATGATGATGGGCTTTCTGTGGATTATTCGGCTGACGAAG AATACAAACCACCGAAAGAAGAAGGAGGAAAGGAAGAAGTAAAAGTCGACCCCCCTCTACCACTACCTCTGCCGGCCCAAGAGAACCAAGATCAAAAGCCCACAAAAGACAGTGATTTCTCAGATTCATCATCAAACTCGGACAAACCTCTCAAAAGGAAAAAGAAGACGAcgaagaaaagtaaaaaagagactgcagagaagaagaagaaagaaggtAAAACGAAGACGAAGCAGAAAGCTG GATCATCCgcaaagaaaacaaaagctATAAAGAGGCCTCCTGTCGAAAAGAAGAACACTTATGACAGAGATATGGACTGCATGGCCGAAGAGAACCTCCTTACAATAATCCAGTACTCATATGTATGTCCCTTTAAGAACCGTAGGAACAATTACTACTGCTTCTATTGCAAAGACTACTATCCAAAGCCAGAAGACCTCAGAGAACACACATTGACACACGATACAAAACCATTCCAGTTCCTAATGGGTTACAAGAAAATGCCAAAACTGGACATAACTAGAATCGACTGCAAGCTGTGTCCAATGAAAATCGACGACTTAAATGTGTTCAAACAGCATGTAGACCAAGTCCATAACAAGAAGATTTACTTTGAAGCGCCTGATAAGATTCTGCAGTACCGATTGACGTGGAACGACCTAGTTTGTGTCATATGCAGCGACGTTTTCGAAGATTTCAACACGTTACACACGCACATGGTCGACACGCATTTCAGTAATTTCACATGCGACATATGCGGCGTCTGTTTCCTGGAGAAACCTCGTTTAGACGCGCATTTGAAACGGCATAAGGACGACGAGAGGCACACGTGCGAAATCTGCGGGAAAGTGTTCAAATCAAACCACTACAAGGACATGCACGTCGATATTGTTCATAAAAAGAAAGCTATCATTCGCTGCCCGCGTTGCGACGAGTGTTTCATGTCTTACGCGGCGAaaaacaagcatttaacagaGGCACACGGTCAAAAACGGACGTATCCTTGCAATTTATGCGACAAGGTGTATAATAGACAGAAAACATTAACGGAACATCAAAGGAGGAACCACCAGAAAGTATTAAAGCACCAGTGTGAATACTGCGATCAAAGGTTTTACCTACCTTCGAGGTTGAAGGAGCATATGGCGACTCATACTGGAGAAAGAAACTTCAGATGCGAGTACTGTGACAAGAGTTATCCCCGGCTAAAGAGCCTGCAGTACCACATAAGGACACATACCAACGACAGAAGGTTTAGATGTCATATATGTGGACAAGCATTTATACAGAACGCGAGTCTCAAGTCGCATATAAAGAGTCACCACCCCGAGTGTGATATAGAAGGCTGCTACTTTTAA
- the LOC126378867 gene encoding zinc finger protein 391-like isoform X2 has translation MRYFDKCRCCLEDGELKELWAEYVDDGGTEIYGQMLNECFSFSWQESTDYSEQICESCIKRLRDAMVFRQEAMSAKQILDEIIKQNIAEAKLDSKPIKIEVLEDFQESDGDNEENLDHEQMVQQYMQHEYIEEGETNESLEDEQESQGCVDQEREYVDCSSQSEGQPDVDMQVEYLEDDSEAQTVLSQKRKWPKKRKKGERLKVYKNYTRTDLMNAIEMVLSNKMTRAEAAAQFNVPVKTLGAKLRMKEAAGDSYGDNAKRKQQISTKHYENIRSILLCSNATPIKGRWGLGYTCCFCPKQFQDPNDLKKHNETHDDSAKAAFMKGKDCGEFVVKLDVTNLECKLCSEEMDSLDELTMHLREKHSKIIHEDMPNQIVPFKFDTDVLKCAICGNEFNNFKLLNEHTNNHYRNYECDLCDRAFVNRNNLRMHKYRHLDGEHNCNYCSKVFATKIRKNEHERLVHRFRNHVYKCGHCEERFSDAVAKNKHEISKHGAKLVSFKCKACPAKFTRQSTLTEHVRSYHLLIRPFQCNICEKAYSNKVEFRRHIDSHSGIKRYKCDICSMKFAKPYGLKRHLLNVHGEDGTT, from the exons ATGCGATATTTCGACAAATGCAGATGTTGCCTCGAAGATGgcgaattaaaagaactgtgGGCGGAGTATGTTGATGATGGTGGGACAGAAATCTATGGACAAATGTTAAACGAATGTTTTTccttttct TGGCAAGAGTCGACCGATTATTCGGAGCAGATCTGTGAGTCGTGCATCAAACGGTTACGAGATGCTATGGTCTTCAGACAGGAAGCGATGTCTGCCAAACAGATTCTCGACGAGATCATCA AGCAAAACATAGCAGAGGCGAAATTAGACAGCAAACCAATTAAAATAGAGGTCCTTGAAGACTTCCAGGAGTCAGACGGTGACAATGAGGAAAACCTGGACCATGAACAGATGGTTCAACAGTACATGCAGCACGAATACATAGAAGAAG GAGAGACAAACGAAAGTTTAGAAGATGAGCAAGAGAGCCAGGGTTGTGTGGACCAGGAGAGGGAGTATGTGGACTGCTCCAGCCAGTCGGAGGGTCAGCCCGATGTTGACATGCAGGTGGAATATCTCGAGGATGATAGTGAAG CCCAAACGGTCCTGTCGCAGAAACGAAAATGGCCAAAGAAGCGGAAGAAGGGTGAACGACTGAAGGTTTacaagaactacacaagaactgACCTCATGAACGCTATAGAGATGGTCCTATCCAATAAGATGACCAGGGCTGAGGCAGCTGCTCAATTCAACGTGCCTGTTAAGACACTAGGGGCTAAGCTCAGAATGAAGGAGGCGGCCGGAGATAGTTACG GTGACAACGCTAAACGAAAACAGCAAATTAGCACCAAACATTACGAGAACATACGGTCCATATTGCTCTGTTCCAACGCTACACCAATAAAGGGCCGCTGGGGTCTCGGATACACTTGCTGCTTCTGTCCCAAACAGTTCCAAGATCCTAATGACCTTAAAAAACACAACGAGACCCACGATGATTCAGCAAAAGCTGCATTCATGAAAGGAAAGGACTGTGGCGAGTTCGTCGTGAAACTCGACGTGACGAACTTGGAATGCAAACTATGCTCCGAAGAAATGGACAGTTTAGACGAACTTACGATGCATTTGAGGGAAAAACATTCGAAGATAATCCATGAGGACATGCCCAACCAAATAGTCCCTTTTAAGTTCGACACTGACGTCCTAAAGTGCGCGATTTGCGGAAACGAATTCAATAACTTTAAGCTCCTTAACGAACACACGAACAATCATTACAGGAATTACGAATGCGATTTGTGCGACCGCGCATTTGTGAATCGGAACAATTTGCGAATGCACAAATACAGACATTTAGACGGGGAACACAATTGCAACTATTGCTCCAAGGTTTTCGCGACGAAAATTCGCAAGAACGAACACGAAAGACTAGTGCATAGGTTTAGGAATCACGTATACAAGTGTGGTCATTGTGAGGAGAGATTCTCCGATGCGGTGGCTAAGAATAAGCATGAGATATCAAAGCATGGTGCTAAACTTGTCTCCTTTAAATGCAAGGCTTGCCCAGCTAAGTTTACTCGGCAATCGACGCTCACAGAACACGTTAGAAGCTACCATCTCCTGATCAGACCATTCCAATGTAACATTTGCGAGAAGGCGTATTCGAACAAAGTTGAGTTTAGAAGACATATTGACTCTCATTCGGGAATAAAAAGATATAAATGTGATATTTGTTCAATGAAGTTTGCGAAGCCGTACGGATTGAAAAGGCATTTGCTGAATGTGCATGGGGAAGATGGTACTacataa